One genomic segment of Streptomyces liangshanensis includes these proteins:
- a CDS encoding alkaline phosphatase family protein, whose product MTGRRDQVAVLCTVGLTPHLLGEMPNVRAIGEEGFTARLDTVFPAVTATVQATFTTGLMPRDHGAVGNGWYFRDHGEVMMWRQHNALVRGEKVWQAARARDPEHTTAYLCWWWAMGADVDTTLTPRPVYHYDGRKSPDCYTTPAGLRDELTARQGEFPLFHYWGPTASIASTRWIAGAARHVADTRRPDLSFIYVPHLDYDLQRYGPDSPQAVRAARDADAELGPLLGDLRDRGTTVVALSEYGISPVSRPVDINRALRREGLLSVYSQRGMEYLDPHTSRAFAVADHQAAHVYVADPSDVPRVRDVLKGLDGVDEVWDRTEQAAYGIDHPNAGELVAVADPDAWFTYYYWLDDSRAPDFARGVEIHRKPGYDPAELFFDPADPAVKAKAALTLLRKKAGMRAPLNVVPLDPTHVRGSHGRLPQDDRDGPLLLCSDPGQQRDRYHATEVKDLLLRLGGLA is encoded by the coding sequence ATGACCGGCCGCCGCGACCAGGTGGCCGTGCTCTGCACGGTCGGCCTCACCCCCCACCTCCTCGGCGAGATGCCGAACGTCAGGGCCATCGGCGAGGAGGGCTTCACGGCCCGCCTCGACACGGTCTTCCCCGCCGTCACCGCCACCGTCCAGGCCACCTTCACCACCGGCCTGATGCCCCGCGACCACGGGGCCGTCGGCAACGGCTGGTACTTCCGCGACCACGGCGAAGTCATGATGTGGCGCCAGCACAACGCCCTCGTCCGGGGCGAGAAGGTGTGGCAGGCCGCGCGCGCCAGGGACCCGGAGCACACCACCGCGTACCTCTGCTGGTGGTGGGCGATGGGCGCGGACGTCGACACGACCCTCACCCCGCGGCCCGTCTACCACTACGACGGCCGCAAGTCGCCCGACTGCTACACCACCCCGGCCGGGCTCCGCGACGAACTGACCGCGCGCCAGGGCGAGTTCCCCCTCTTCCACTACTGGGGCCCGACCGCCTCCATCGCCTCCACCCGGTGGATCGCGGGCGCCGCCCGCCACGTCGCCGACACCCGACGCCCCGACCTGTCCTTCATCTACGTCCCGCACCTGGACTACGACCTCCAGCGGTACGGCCCCGACAGCCCGCAGGCCGTGCGGGCCGCGCGCGACGCGGACGCCGAACTCGGGCCGCTGCTGGGCGACCTGCGCGACCGGGGCACCACCGTCGTGGCGCTCAGCGAGTACGGGATCAGCCCGGTCAGCCGGCCCGTCGACATCAACAGGGCGCTGCGCAGGGAGGGTCTGCTGTCCGTCTACTCCCAGCGCGGCATGGAGTACCTGGACCCGCACACCTCACGGGCGTTCGCCGTCGCCGACCACCAGGCCGCCCACGTGTACGTCGCCGACCCGTCGGACGTCCCCCGGGTGCGTGACGTCCTCAAGGGCCTCGACGGGGTCGACGAGGTCTGGGACCGCACCGAGCAGGCCGCCTACGGCATCGACCACCCCAACGCCGGGGAACTGGTCGCCGTGGCCGACCCGGACGCGTGGTTCACGTACTACTACTGGCTGGACGACAGCCGCGCCCCCGACTTCGCGCGCGGCGTCGAGATCCACCGCAAGCCGGGCTACGACCCGGCCGAACTCTTCTTCGACCCCGCCGATCCGGCGGTGAAGGCGAAGGCGGCACTGACACTGCTGCGCAAGAAGGCCGGGATGCGGGCGCCGCTGAACGTGGTGCCGCTCGACCCGACCCATGTCAGGGGCAGCCACGGACGGCTGCCCCAGGACGACCGGGACGGACCACTGCTGTTGTGCTCCGACCCGGGTCAGCAACGGGACCGCTACCACGCCACCGAGGTCAAGGACCTGCTCCTGCGCCTGGGCGGACTGGCCTGA
- a CDS encoding 4'-phosphopantetheinyl transferase family protein, whose amino-acid sequence MTPRGSTTIGATLDATISEVYVPDTALAAVERLRTLGEVHVWWWPLGDRTDPADHAVLDAVERGRARRFHAEADAAAFTATRAGARRAIAGLLGITPGEVGLGRRICPGCGDPEHGPPSVVRPPVPLAVSLSRTAGIGALAVRAGDWVGVDVEALRPVDDNLADVVLTPSERAYVMGRPRGPERDAAFHRTWTRKEAVVKAVGLGLLGMELHALDVRPADPGPVEVVHTYRSETTRWEVRDLAVPGPWSASLARPLGSALGEVRLHAPAGAGD is encoded by the coding sequence ATGACGCCTCGGGGAAGCACCACGATCGGCGCCACGCTCGATGCCACGATCAGCGAGGTGTACGTACCCGACACCGCGCTCGCGGCCGTGGAACGCCTGCGGACGCTCGGTGAGGTGCACGTGTGGTGGTGGCCGCTCGGCGACCGCACCGACCCGGCCGACCACGCCGTGCTCGACGCGGTCGAACGGGGCCGCGCCCGGCGGTTCCACGCCGAGGCGGACGCGGCGGCGTTCACCGCGACGCGGGCGGGCGCCCGGCGGGCCATCGCCGGACTGCTCGGGATCACCCCGGGAGAGGTCGGCCTCGGCCGGCGGATCTGCCCGGGCTGCGGGGACCCCGAACACGGGCCGCCGTCCGTCGTCAGGCCGCCGGTGCCGCTGGCCGTCAGCCTGTCGCGTACGGCGGGGATCGGGGCGCTGGCCGTACGGGCCGGTGACTGGGTCGGCGTGGACGTCGAGGCCCTCAGGCCGGTCGACGACAACCTGGCCGACGTGGTCCTGACCCCGTCGGAACGGGCCTACGTCATGGGCCGGCCGCGGGGCCCCGAGCGGGACGCGGCCTTCCACCGCACGTGGACCCGCAAGGAGGCCGTCGTCAAGGCGGTCGGCCTGGGGCTGCTCGGCATGGAGCTGCACGCGCTCGACGTGCGCCCCGCCGACCCGGGGCCGGTCGAGGTGGTGCACACGTACCGCTCCGAGACGACCCGCTGGGAGGTACGGGACCTCGCCGTGCCGGGCCCGTGGTCCGCGTCCCTGGCGCGCCCGCTGGGGAGCGCCCTGGGCGAGGTCCGTCTCCACGCCCCGGCGGGAGCGGGCGACTAG
- a CDS encoding ABC transporter ATP-binding protein produces MITERSSRRSQENSSGYGTDTRGHALRLDDVTKVYGKNGRGVRALDGVSVTIERGSYTAVMGPSGSGKSTFLHCAAGLDKPTTGTSYIGDTKLNDLSETKLTKLRRQRVGFVFQAFNLIPSLSVLQNVELPVRLSGESVDKAWLEEILTRVGLGGRAKHRPAELSGGQQQRVAIARALITRPDVIFGDEPTGALDTVTAKEILSLLRACVNETGQTVVMVTHDPIAAAYADTVLFLADGKLAGRMDSPTADRVAERMTHLGAWA; encoded by the coding sequence ATGATCACCGAGAGGAGCAGCCGTCGTTCGCAGGAGAACAGCAGCGGCTACGGCACTGACACCCGGGGCCACGCCCTGCGCCTGGACGACGTGACCAAGGTGTACGGCAAGAACGGCCGTGGCGTCCGCGCGCTCGACGGAGTCTCGGTGACCATCGAACGCGGTTCGTACACCGCGGTGATGGGCCCGTCCGGCTCCGGCAAGTCCACCTTCCTGCACTGCGCCGCCGGTCTCGACAAGCCGACCACGGGCACCTCCTACATCGGCGACACCAAGCTGAACGACCTGAGCGAGACCAAGCTGACCAAGCTGCGCAGGCAGCGCGTCGGCTTCGTGTTCCAGGCGTTCAACCTGATCCCCTCCCTCTCCGTGCTCCAGAACGTCGAGCTGCCGGTACGGCTCTCCGGCGAGAGCGTCGACAAGGCGTGGCTGGAGGAGATCCTCACCCGCGTCGGCCTCGGCGGCCGCGCCAAGCACCGCCCCGCCGAACTCTCCGGCGGCCAGCAGCAGCGCGTCGCCATCGCGCGCGCCCTGATCACCCGCCCCGACGTCATCTTCGGCGACGAGCCGACCGGCGCCCTCGACACCGTGACCGCCAAGGAGATCCTCTCCCTGCTGCGGGCCTGCGTGAACGAGACCGGCCAGACCGTCGTCATGGTCACCCACGACCCGATCGCCGCCGCCTACGCCGACACCGTCCTGTTCCTCGCCGACGGCAAGCTCGCCGGCCGCATGGACTCCCCGACCGCCGACCGCGTCGCCGAGCGCATGACACACCTGGGAGCGTGGGCCTGA